The following are encoded in a window of Amycolatopsis lexingtonensis genomic DNA:
- a CDS encoding alpha-L-fucosidase, with translation MFLRRLGIVCASLLAAAGLATAPASADLQKPSQQWLRDSQAGLFLHWGMRTSPGYTSCSAWEKAITDGGWSPGYWVGEAKKLHASYLVLASFHSRLGYSRAWPSKIPGSCSTKRDFLGELVAAAKAEGLKVILYMTNDAQWHDEGGHEWLDSAGYSKYKGKTVNLDSQDGFGQFSYDNFFEVMKNYPDLGGFWIDNDNAYWESHDLYKQIYQQRPDYLLSNNNEDTPIMDTISNEQKTGMTPSYDYPQATYTAMPRLTEACFKLPDTGSWWYGGSNPPVNKALNLGRLVTNAGSSIKSLMAETAMVNGRFPANQEAFNNFAAGYLGAIRESLDGTEGAGYMYGGMQPGFWNDGAHGVITIRGATQYLHVLTKPSGSTVKIRDNGYRVSRVTNLRTGAAVSFGQGNGSLTLTGLSGWDAYDTVFKVETTGRTGVYDPRTVTLKASTSASGHSGQSASDGDYLTYFDNGKKLPVDLDYDLGSAKPVQYLALNQREDSVSYARSDTEQSARIKGYQVFVSADGQNWGSAVKSGTLPSHRGVQFADLTAVTTRYVRLRITSTYAASSDSTRYKRLRIDETWLGSAYATAG, from the coding sequence ATGTTCCTGCGTCGTTTGGGTATCGTGTGCGCTTCGCTGCTGGCGGCCGCCGGGCTCGCCACCGCGCCGGCGTCGGCCGATCTGCAGAAACCCTCCCAGCAGTGGCTGCGCGACAGCCAGGCGGGACTGTTCCTGCACTGGGGCATGCGCACTTCGCCCGGCTACACCAGTTGCAGCGCCTGGGAGAAGGCGATCACCGACGGCGGCTGGAGTCCCGGCTACTGGGTCGGCGAAGCGAAGAAGCTGCACGCGTCGTACCTGGTGCTGGCCTCCTTCCACAGCCGCCTCGGCTACTCGCGGGCCTGGCCGTCGAAGATCCCCGGCAGCTGCAGCACCAAGCGGGACTTCCTCGGCGAGCTGGTCGCCGCGGCGAAGGCCGAGGGGCTCAAGGTCATCCTCTACATGACCAACGACGCCCAGTGGCACGACGAGGGCGGCCACGAGTGGCTCGACTCGGCCGGCTACTCGAAGTACAAGGGCAAGACCGTGAACCTCGACAGCCAGGACGGCTTCGGCCAGTTCAGCTACGACAACTTCTTCGAGGTCATGAAGAACTACCCCGACCTCGGCGGCTTCTGGATCGACAACGACAACGCCTACTGGGAATCCCACGACCTGTACAAGCAGATCTACCAGCAGCGCCCGGACTACCTGCTGAGCAACAACAACGAAGACACGCCGATCATGGACACGATCAGCAACGAGCAGAAGACCGGCATGACCCCGTCGTACGACTACCCGCAGGCGACGTACACGGCGATGCCGCGACTGACGGAAGCGTGCTTCAAGCTGCCCGACACCGGATCGTGGTGGTACGGCGGCTCGAACCCGCCGGTGAACAAGGCGCTCAACCTCGGCAGGCTGGTGACGAACGCAGGCTCGTCGATCAAGTCCCTGATGGCCGAAACGGCGATGGTGAACGGCCGCTTCCCCGCGAACCAGGAGGCGTTCAACAACTTCGCCGCGGGCTACCTCGGCGCGATCCGCGAATCCCTCGACGGCACCGAGGGCGCGGGCTACATGTACGGCGGGATGCAGCCGGGCTTCTGGAACGACGGCGCGCACGGCGTCATCACCATCCGCGGCGCGACGCAGTACCTGCACGTGCTGACCAAGCCGTCGGGCAGCACGGTGAAGATCCGCGACAACGGCTACCGCGTCTCCCGCGTCACGAACCTCCGTACTGGCGCGGCCGTCTCCTTCGGCCAAGGGAACGGAAGTCTCACGCTGACCGGTCTGTCGGGCTGGGACGCCTACGACACGGTGTTCAAGGTCGAAACGACGGGACGCACCGGGGTTTACGACCCCCGTACCGTGACGCTGAAGGCGAGCACGTCGGCCAGCGGCCACAGTGGACAGTCGGCGAGCGACGGCGACTACCTGACGTACTTCGACAACGGCAAGAAGCTCCCGGTCGACCTCGACTACGACCTCGGGTCGGCCAAGCCGGTCCAGTACCTCGCCCTCAACCAGCGCGAGGACTCGGTGAGCTACGCCCGGTCGGACACCGAGCAGTCGGCGCGGATCAAGGGCTACCAGGTATTCGTCTCGGCCGACGGCCAGAACTGGGGGAGCGCGGTGAAGTCCGGCACGCTCCCGAGCCACCGCGGCGTCCAGTTCGCGGACCTGACGGCGGTGACGACGAGGTACGTCCGCCTGCGAATCACGAGCACGTACGCGGCATCGAGCGACAGCACCCGCTACAAGCGGCTGCGCATCGACGAAACCTGGCTGGGCTCGGCCTACGCGACCGCGGGCTGA
- a CDS encoding glycoside hydrolase family 88/105 protein, producing MSEHPLRPTRRAVLAGSLGALGALAAAGPVARAADRLPPIGGAAPPPDWSRAVIDSTMTRYTPDKIGGWGYTLGLYLYGQYLFFKRTGERKYLDYIVAWYDRFITDSGISNSFTNLDSMRSCQLLPLLYAETGRKKYKTAADQLRKRFPAYPRTSDGGMFHATSKVGQLWGDGVYMAQPFLALYGAAFGDGAYCFEEAAKNISVYFGHLREPAKGLLYHAYDEDGSESWASGSGHHSKYHWARAIGWFGMAAIDILEVLPADHPRRAALIDVVRFLAAGYQRYQDPATGRWYQVVDRGGDAKNWLETSASSMYTFTIARGVQRGYLPSTYQAVADKGYAGVLKKISVGADGLTNITDICEGTNVGDLSYYYARARKTNDFHGLGAFLIMNEQFHH from the coding sequence ATGTCCGAGCACCCCCTTCGCCCGACCCGGCGCGCGGTCCTGGCCGGCTCCCTCGGCGCGCTCGGCGCCCTCGCCGCGGCGGGCCCCGTCGCGCGGGCGGCCGACCGGCTTCCCCCGATCGGCGGGGCCGCGCCACCACCGGACTGGTCGCGGGCGGTCATCGACTCGACGATGACGCGCTACACCCCGGACAAGATCGGCGGCTGGGGCTACACCCTCGGCCTGTACCTCTACGGCCAGTACCTCTTCTTCAAGCGCACCGGGGAGCGGAAGTACCTCGACTACATCGTCGCCTGGTACGACCGGTTCATCACCGACAGCGGGATCTCCAACAGCTTCACCAACCTCGACTCGATGCGCTCGTGCCAGCTGCTGCCGCTGCTGTACGCCGAAACCGGCCGCAAGAAGTACAAGACGGCCGCCGACCAGCTGCGCAAGCGGTTCCCGGCCTACCCCCGCACGTCCGACGGCGGCATGTTCCACGCCACGAGCAAGGTCGGCCAGCTGTGGGGCGACGGCGTGTACATGGCCCAGCCGTTCCTCGCGCTCTACGGCGCCGCGTTCGGCGACGGCGCGTACTGCTTCGAAGAGGCGGCGAAGAACATCTCCGTGTACTTCGGCCACCTCCGCGAACCCGCGAAGGGCCTGCTGTACCACGCCTACGACGAGGACGGCTCCGAGTCGTGGGCGTCCGGGAGCGGGCACCACTCGAAGTACCACTGGGCCCGCGCGATCGGCTGGTTCGGGATGGCCGCCATCGACATCCTCGAGGTGCTGCCGGCGGACCACCCGCGGCGGGCCGCGCTGATCGACGTCGTGCGGTTCCTGGCCGCGGGCTACCAGCGGTACCAGGACCCGGCCACCGGCCGCTGGTACCAGGTCGTCGACCGCGGCGGCGACGCCAAGAACTGGCTGGAGACGTCGGCGTCGTCGATGTACACGTTCACGATCGCCCGCGGCGTCCAGCGCGGCTACCTGCCCTCGACGTACCAGGCGGTGGCGGACAAGGGCTACGCCGGCGTGCTGAAGAAGATCTCCGTCGGCGCCGACGGCCTCACGAACATCACCGACATCTGCGAGGGCACCAACGTCGGCGACCTGTCCTACTACTACGCCCGGGCCCGCAAGACCAACGACTTCCACGGCCTCGGCGCGTTCCTGATCATGAACGAGCAGTTCCACCACTGA
- a CDS encoding alkaline phosphatase D family protein: protein MGQVNRRKVLLGGLAAVTATAASAALPSWANARTTAAAPTIHDPFQLGVASGDPLPDSVVLWTRLAPAPLNPDGFGGMPDATYAVDWEIANDEAFTSIVQRGSADAVRAAAHSVHIEPAGLQPAREYFYRFKTGGYISPVGRTRTAPAAGAAVNQLKYCFSSCQHWEEGYYHAYKGIVADDPDLVLFLGDYIYEKKSGRTAQERNPRSLAFTEDVTTLAQYRARHAQHKTDADLQAAHAIAPWIVVFDDHEVMNNWNGTTSPASATRKANGFQAFYENTPIRSTAKPNGSSIQLYRQFLWGNLARFHMLDTRQYRSAQVTDPSGDAGPACTDMRSTSRSILGSTEEAWLLKQFESHPTTWDFLGQQVFFATRDGDGDKATCESPDSWQGYEASRNRIQQGWVDRKVANPVVLTGDVHRHWAADLRLDYFDHSDPVIGSELVTTSVTSNSDTATAPSSTWYANNPHVKYCKGERGYVRVTTTPTQTRADFMTTSDTSVYDPASVVIKNDRSYVVQAGKPGLQQV, encoded by the coding sequence ATGGGTCAGGTCAACCGGCGCAAGGTGCTCCTCGGCGGGCTCGCCGCGGTCACCGCAACCGCGGCTTCGGCGGCGCTGCCGTCGTGGGCGAACGCCCGCACCACGGCCGCCGCCCCCACCATCCACGACCCCTTCCAGCTCGGGGTCGCGTCCGGCGATCCGCTCCCCGACAGCGTGGTGCTGTGGACGAGACTCGCGCCGGCGCCGCTCAACCCGGACGGCTTCGGCGGCATGCCGGACGCCACCTACGCGGTCGACTGGGAGATCGCGAACGACGAGGCGTTCACCTCGATCGTGCAGCGCGGCTCGGCGGACGCGGTCCGCGCGGCCGCGCACAGCGTCCACATCGAACCGGCCGGGCTGCAGCCCGCGCGGGAGTACTTCTACCGCTTCAAGACCGGCGGCTACATCTCACCCGTCGGCCGCACGCGCACCGCGCCCGCCGCCGGCGCCGCGGTCAACCAGCTCAAGTACTGCTTCAGCTCCTGCCAGCACTGGGAGGAGGGCTACTACCACGCGTACAAGGGGATCGTGGCCGACGACCCGGACCTGGTGCTGTTCCTCGGCGACTACATCTACGAGAAGAAGTCGGGCCGGACCGCGCAGGAGCGTAACCCGCGCAGCCTGGCCTTCACCGAGGACGTGACGACGCTCGCGCAGTACCGCGCCCGCCACGCCCAGCACAAGACCGACGCCGACCTGCAGGCCGCGCACGCGATCGCGCCGTGGATCGTGGTGTTCGACGACCACGAAGTGATGAACAACTGGAACGGCACCACCTCGCCGGCGTCGGCCACGCGCAAGGCCAACGGTTTCCAGGCCTTCTACGAGAACACCCCGATCCGCTCGACGGCCAAGCCGAACGGCTCGTCGATCCAGCTGTACCGCCAGTTCCTCTGGGGCAACCTCGCCCGGTTCCACATGCTCGACACGCGCCAGTACCGCAGCGCGCAGGTCACCGACCCGTCGGGCGACGCGGGGCCGGCCTGCACGGACATGCGCAGCACCTCGCGCAGCATCCTCGGCAGCACCGAGGAAGCGTGGCTGCTCAAGCAGTTCGAATCGCACCCGACGACCTGGGACTTCCTCGGCCAGCAGGTCTTCTTCGCCACGCGGGACGGCGACGGCGACAAGGCCACCTGCGAGAGCCCCGACTCCTGGCAGGGCTACGAGGCCTCCCGCAACCGGATCCAGCAGGGCTGGGTCGACCGGAAGGTCGCCAACCCGGTCGTGCTCACCGGCGACGTCCACCGGCACTGGGCCGCCGACCTGCGCCTGGACTACTTCGACCACAGCGACCCGGTCATCGGCTCCGAGCTGGTCACGACGTCGGTGACGAGCAACAGCGACACCGCGACGGCGCCCAGCTCGACCTGGTACGCGAACAACCCGCACGTCAAGTACTGCAAGGGCGAGCGCGGCTACGTCCGCGTCACGACGACACCCACGCAGACGCGAGCGGATTTCATGACCACGTCCGACACCAGCGTCTACGACCCGGCGTCGGTCGTGATCAAGAACGACCGCAGCTACGTAGTGCAAGCGGGCAAGCCCGGCCTCCAGCAGGTGTGA
- a CDS encoding adenylate/guanylate cyclase domain-containing protein, which yields MDADQFKADVTYDDVYVLFLDASGYSSIVQRNPRDRAAHAFDLLRVRLIARIEKVARDLGCARAELWSWRGDGGFFILHDDNESVTRDVTLSAGRAILTEDVPQLREELAKAEFAGELRLRLAVHKGPIRLPADRLASIHSPHINFAAHLEEAVPPDRLAISDAVHRVAGPFTGEFEWVGVFEEQQVHLMQTPGEREAGRRTWLRSTGLPGGVRIHGYPRRPSQQDKAHLVSTASEHLLDLGTTLNSCSNRLVTTDRPAVYRDAVLDFLRRGGRYRCVLLDPAGEATVIFSRLRGEQLAPKIKESLLRFKKFKQRHAADTERFEVHQAAEFPGMAALCADPGPHSLILYSPYLLGIGPAAAALDRADMPHYFATPDSGDLHRTLDAAITRATRPEVLERVL from the coding sequence ATGGACGCGGATCAGTTCAAGGCCGACGTGACCTACGACGACGTGTACGTCTTGTTCCTCGACGCGTCGGGTTACTCCAGCATCGTGCAGCGCAACCCCCGGGACCGGGCCGCGCACGCTTTCGACCTGCTGCGGGTGCGACTGATCGCCAGAATCGAGAAGGTGGCCCGTGACCTCGGTTGCGCTCGTGCCGAGCTGTGGAGCTGGCGCGGCGACGGTGGCTTCTTCATCTTGCACGACGACAACGAGAGCGTGACGCGGGACGTCACCCTCAGCGCCGGCCGGGCGATCCTCACCGAGGACGTCCCGCAGTTGCGGGAAGAGCTCGCGAAAGCGGAATTCGCCGGTGAACTGCGACTCCGGCTGGCCGTGCACAAGGGCCCGATCCGGCTGCCCGCCGATCGGCTCGCTTCGATCCATTCCCCGCACATCAACTTCGCAGCCCACCTCGAAGAAGCGGTCCCGCCGGACAGGTTGGCCATCTCCGATGCCGTGCACCGGGTGGCAGGCCCCTTCACCGGCGAGTTCGAGTGGGTCGGCGTATTCGAAGAGCAGCAGGTCCACCTCATGCAGACTCCCGGCGAACGGGAAGCGGGCCGACGAACGTGGCTGCGGTCGACCGGTCTTCCCGGCGGGGTGCGGATACACGGCTACCCCCGCCGTCCCAGCCAACAGGACAAAGCCCATCTGGTCAGCACCGCATCGGAGCACCTGCTGGATCTCGGAACGACCCTCAATTCCTGCTCCAACCGGCTGGTCACGACCGACCGTCCCGCGGTCTACCGGGATGCGGTGCTCGACTTCCTCCGACGAGGCGGCAGGTACCGGTGCGTCCTCCTCGATCCGGCCGGCGAGGCGACAGTGATCTTCTCCCGGCTCCGCGGCGAACAACTCGCCCCGAAGATCAAGGAATCGCTGCTCAGGTTCAAGAAGTTCAAGCAGCGCCACGCCGCCGACACCGAGCGCTTCGAGGTGCACCAAGCGGCCGAGTTCCCCGGGATGGCCGCGCTCTGCGCCGATCCCGGGCCGCACTCCTTGATCCTCTACTCGCCCTACCTGCTCGGCATCGGGCCGGCCGCGGCGGCGCTCGACCGGGCCGACATGCCGCACTACTTCGCGACTCCCGATTCCGGTGACCTGCACCGGACCCTCGACGCGGCCATCACGCGGGCGACCCGGCCCGAGGTGCTGGAACGGGTCCTGTAG
- a CDS encoding MGH1-like glycoside hydrolase domain-containing protein has protein sequence MDVTRAAAVLSGNWLGSSTVPSRGLYPHQWSWDSAFIAVGLRHLAPERARRELLTLFSAQWRDGRVPHILFNPDTPPEAYFPGPGFWRAGRTSGLIQPPVHARAVLAVHEAEPDREFLATLYPKLRAWHEYLLGSRDAGGRGLAAIVHPWESGMDNSPAWDGPLARVTPSTGFVRRDLAHGTAADRPSDEDYGRYVRLAADYRDSGYRAFGEFVVEDPGFNALLADAELALAAIADELALPAAAATHRESAARVAKALQDTLWDNGFFFARDVRTGALTPQHTCAGLLPLVLPDLAVAPALLATATGPRFGLGRVHGVPSYDLTAPDFDPARYWRGPSWANVGWLLHRGLLAHGEHALAEHLRDDLLTTAADTDFAEYCDPLTGSGHGTRMFSWTAALAVDLLFS, from the coding sequence ATGGATGTAACACGAGCCGCGGCCGTACTGTCGGGCAACTGGCTCGGCTCGTCGACCGTCCCCTCGCGCGGGCTGTACCCCCACCAGTGGAGCTGGGACTCCGCGTTCATCGCGGTCGGCCTGCGCCACCTGGCGCCCGAGCGCGCGCGGCGCGAGCTGCTGACGCTGTTCTCCGCGCAGTGGCGCGACGGCCGCGTCCCGCACATCCTCTTCAACCCGGACACCCCGCCCGAGGCGTACTTCCCCGGCCCCGGTTTCTGGCGCGCCGGCCGGACGTCCGGGCTGATCCAGCCACCGGTGCACGCGCGCGCGGTGCTGGCGGTGCACGAAGCCGAGCCGGACCGCGAATTCCTCGCCACGCTGTACCCGAAACTGCGGGCCTGGCACGAATACCTGCTGGGTTCACGCGACGCCGGCGGGCGCGGGCTCGCCGCGATCGTGCACCCGTGGGAGTCCGGAATGGACAACAGCCCGGCGTGGGACGGCCCGCTGGCGCGCGTCACGCCGTCGACCGGGTTCGTCCGCCGCGACCTGGCGCACGGCACGGCCGCCGACCGGCCGAGCGACGAGGACTACGGCCGGTACGTCCGGCTCGCCGCGGACTACCGGGACAGCGGCTACCGGGCCTTCGGCGAGTTCGTCGTGGAAGACCCGGGCTTCAACGCGCTGCTGGCCGACGCCGAACTGGCGCTGGCCGCGATCGCGGACGAACTCGCCCTCCCGGCGGCCGCCGCCACCCACCGCGAATCCGCGGCGCGCGTCGCGAAGGCGTTGCAGGACACCCTGTGGGACAACGGCTTCTTCTTCGCCCGCGACGTCCGCACCGGCGCGCTGACCCCGCAGCACACGTGCGCGGGCCTGCTGCCCCTGGTGCTGCCGGACCTGGCGGTCGCCCCGGCCCTCCTCGCCACGGCGACCGGCCCCCGTTTCGGCCTCGGCCGCGTCCACGGCGTCCCGAGCTACGACCTGACAGCCCCGGACTTCGACCCGGCCCGCTACTGGCGCGGCCCGTCCTGGGCCAACGTCGGCTGGCTGCTCCACCGCGGCCTCCTCGCCCACGGCGAGCACGCACTGGCCGAGCACCTGCGCGACGACCTGCTGACGACGGCGGCCGACACGGATTTCGCGGAGTACTGCGACCCGCTGACCGGCTCGGGTCATGGCACCCGCATGTTCAGCTGGACGGCGGCGCTGGCCGTGGATCTCCTGTTTTCGTGA
- a CDS encoding glycoside hydrolase family 28 protein has product MKRSLLVSLAIAGLVMAGTGISAAAPGGVYDVKDYGAKGNGSADDSPAVDKAIKAANAAGGGTVRFTSGTYKSAHTVHLKSNVTIQLDAGATIAGSGADTYDKPEANPWDAYQDYGHSHFHNAMFTGDKLTNIGFTGAGTIDGGGNLITGNPKSGEADKILSLTRCDGLTLSGIKLRRGGHFAALINGCKNVVSDHLTIDTASDRDGWNIISTTNVTITNASIAANDDALVFKSDYALGAKLPNGNVTVTGAKLSAVCCNALMFGSETCGDFTGYRFSEIAITGAHKSGIGIVSMDGAKISDVHYRDITMSGTYSPVMMKIGTRKRCGNDPGVGSISGITFDNVTGTHTGSNFSPTLWGADSGHRVSDVTFTGVKLTVPGGNGTMSTGVPSNNATDYNPKSIGTRPSYGWYLHYAAGIRFVNSSVDFAKDDGRPASIVNNSSDITFDHFTAEKGAKSPYDIGFQSVTGYCVKDSALRVNATESTSDC; this is encoded by the coding sequence GTGAAAAGATCTTTGCTGGTCAGCTTGGCGATCGCCGGGCTGGTGATGGCCGGTACCGGAATCTCTGCCGCCGCACCCGGCGGCGTCTACGACGTGAAGGACTACGGCGCCAAGGGCAACGGTTCCGCCGACGATTCTCCCGCCGTCGACAAGGCGATCAAGGCGGCCAACGCCGCGGGCGGCGGTACCGTCCGGTTCACCTCGGGCACCTACAAGTCGGCGCACACGGTGCACCTCAAGAGCAACGTGACGATCCAGCTCGACGCGGGCGCGACGATCGCCGGGTCCGGTGCGGACACCTACGACAAGCCGGAAGCGAACCCGTGGGACGCCTACCAGGACTACGGCCACAGCCACTTCCACAACGCGATGTTCACCGGCGACAAGCTGACGAACATCGGCTTCACCGGCGCGGGCACCATCGACGGCGGCGGCAACCTGATCACCGGCAACCCGAAATCCGGTGAGGCGGACAAGATCCTGTCGCTCACCCGGTGCGACGGGCTCACGCTGTCCGGCATCAAGCTGCGCCGCGGCGGGCACTTCGCGGCGCTGATCAACGGGTGCAAGAACGTCGTGTCCGACCACCTGACCATCGACACGGCGAGCGACCGCGACGGCTGGAACATCATCAGCACCACGAACGTCACCATCACCAACGCCAGCATCGCGGCGAACGACGACGCGCTCGTGTTCAAGAGCGATTACGCGCTCGGCGCCAAACTGCCGAACGGGAACGTCACGGTGACCGGCGCGAAACTTTCGGCGGTGTGCTGCAACGCGCTGATGTTCGGGTCCGAGACCTGCGGTGACTTCACCGGCTACCGGTTCTCGGAGATCGCGATCACCGGCGCGCACAAATCGGGGATCGGGATCGTTTCGATGGACGGCGCGAAGATCTCCGACGTGCACTACCGCGACATCACGATGTCGGGGACGTATTCGCCGGTCATGATGAAGATCGGCACGCGGAAGCGGTGCGGCAACGATCCCGGCGTCGGCTCGATCAGCGGGATCACGTTCGACAACGTCACCGGCACGCACACCGGCAGCAACTTCAGCCCGACGCTCTGGGGCGCGGACAGCGGTCATCGCGTCTCCGACGTCACCTTCACCGGCGTCAAGCTGACCGTGCCGGGCGGCAACGGCACCATGTCGACCGGCGTCCCGAGCAACAACGCGACGGACTACAACCCGAAGAGCATCGGCACCCGCCCGTCCTACGGCTGGTACCTGCACTACGCGGCCGGCATCCGGTTCGTGAACAGCTCCGTGGACTTCGCGAAGGACGACGGCCGCCCGGCGAGCATCGTGAACAACAGCTCGGACATCACCTTCGACCACTTCACCGCGGAGAAGGGCGCGAAGAGCCCGTACGACATCGGCTTCCAGTCGGTGACGGGCTACTGCGTCAAGGACTCCGCGCTGCGCGTGAACGCGACCGAGTCCACTTCGGACTGCTGA
- a CDS encoding TetR family transcriptional regulator, protein MTDEPGLRERKKLRTRTAISTAAIRLFLERGFDAVGVAEVASAAEVSKRTLFAYFPTKEDLVLHRFADHETDAADVVRARRPGQGPLEALREAFLRGLDAREPVTGLCDEPAVLAVFRLVTGTPALVARLAGFTSAGEAALAAELEKAGVPLLDASLAAAQISAVRRTLATANMDAVAAGVPAGQRFPAAVAAAERAFTLLSSGVGFA, encoded by the coding sequence GTGACCGATGAACCAGGCCTCCGGGAGCGCAAGAAGCTGCGCACGCGGACGGCGATCTCGACGGCGGCGATCCGGCTCTTCCTCGAGCGCGGGTTCGACGCCGTCGGGGTCGCCGAAGTGGCGAGCGCGGCCGAGGTGTCCAAGCGGACGCTCTTCGCCTACTTCCCGACCAAAGAGGACCTGGTGCTGCACCGGTTCGCCGACCACGAGACCGACGCGGCGGACGTCGTCCGCGCGCGCCGGCCCGGCCAGGGCCCGCTCGAAGCGCTGCGGGAGGCGTTCCTGCGCGGGCTCGACGCACGGGAACCGGTGACCGGGCTGTGCGACGAGCCCGCCGTGCTCGCGGTGTTCCGGCTCGTCACCGGCACCCCCGCGCTGGTGGCCCGGCTGGCCGGGTTCACCTCCGCGGGGGAGGCGGCGCTGGCCGCCGAGCTCGAAAAGGCCGGGGTCCCGCTCCTCGACGCGAGCCTCGCGGCCGCGCAGATCTCGGCGGTCCGCCGGACCCTGGCCACGGCCAACATGGACGCGGTCGCGGCCGGGGTCCCCGCGGGACAGCGCTTTCCCGCGGCCGTCGCCGCCGCCGAACGGGCGTTCACCCTGCTGTCGTCCGGAGTAGGGTTCGCCTGA
- a CDS encoding ROK family transcriptional regulator produces the protein MPTSAGELFQLVKTGEATTRKALLTRSGLSRSTLTARLDRLQEAGLLAEGGQEDSTGGRPARQLRFDEQHAVVLAASIDTTHAEAAVTDLAGRRLAHRGGEVRVADGPEPVLDTIAGWFDAMLAEAGRPVCGVGVSVPGPVEPGRARVTQPPIMPGWDGYPIGDHLGARFDAPVLVENDANLMALGEHRARYPDSAALVVVKVSTGIGAGIVIGGEVYRGVDGGAGDIGHIRLPGHPDARCLCGSFGCLAAVASGGALAARLTELGLPTTSGSGVRDRLVAGDPEAVRLAEIAGRQVGEVLATLVCVVNPGVLVVAGDLAEPHFVAGVREELYRRALPRATQNLRVAIGGRGDALGGAVALVVDTVFSVAEVDRRLAARP, from the coding sequence ATGCCGACCAGTGCCGGCGAGCTGTTCCAGCTGGTCAAGACGGGGGAGGCGACCACGCGGAAGGCCCTGCTGACCCGCAGCGGCCTGTCCCGCTCGACCCTCACCGCGCGCCTGGACCGGCTCCAGGAGGCCGGTCTGCTCGCCGAGGGCGGCCAGGAGGACTCCACCGGCGGCCGCCCGGCGCGGCAGCTGCGCTTCGACGAGCAGCACGCCGTCGTCCTCGCCGCGAGCATCGACACCACGCACGCCGAGGCCGCGGTCACCGATCTGGCGGGACGGCGGCTGGCCCACCGCGGCGGCGAGGTCCGCGTCGCCGACGGCCCCGAACCGGTGCTCGACACGATCGCCGGATGGTTCGACGCGATGCTGGCCGAAGCCGGGCGGCCGGTCTGCGGTGTCGGCGTTTCGGTGCCGGGCCCGGTCGAACCCGGCCGCGCCCGCGTGACGCAGCCGCCAATCATGCCGGGCTGGGACGGTTACCCGATCGGCGACCACCTCGGCGCCCGCTTCGACGCCCCCGTGCTGGTCGAGAATGACGCGAACCTGATGGCGCTGGGCGAGCACCGCGCCCGTTACCCGGACTCGGCCGCGCTGGTGGTGGTCAAGGTGTCCACCGGCATCGGCGCCGGCATCGTCATCGGCGGCGAGGTGTACCGCGGCGTCGACGGCGGCGCGGGCGACATCGGCCACATCCGCCTGCCCGGCCACCCGGACGCCCGGTGCCTGTGCGGCTCGTTCGGCTGCCTGGCCGCGGTGGCCAGCGGGGGTGCCCTCGCCGCGCGCCTGACCGAGCTGGGCCTGCCGACGACGTCGGGCTCGGGCGTCCGCGACCGCCTCGTGGCGGGCGACCCGGAAGCGGTCCGGCTCGCCGAAATCGCCGGCCGTCAGGTGGGGGAGGTGCTCGCGACGCTCGTGTGCGTGGTCAACCCGGGCGTGCTGGTGGTCGCCGGGGACCTCGCCGAACCGCATTTCGTCGCCGGGGTCCGCGAGGAGCTCTACCGCCGGGCCCTCCCGCGGGCGACGCAGAACCTGCGCGTCGCGATCGGCGGCCGCGGCGACGCGCTCGGCGGCGCGGTGGCACTGGTCGTGGACACGGTGTTCTCCGTGGCCGAAGTGGATCGAAGGCTGGCCGCACGTCCTTGA